The DNA window CTATTCCATTCAATATGGTATTTTTTGCTTTCTGGTTTATCAACGCGAGAGAATGTATGTGCCCCAAAAAAGTCACGTTGTCCCTGCAGTAGATTAGCGGGCAACACCTCACAACGATAAGAATCGTAGTAACTTAAGGCTGAAGACATTGCCGGGCAAGGAATGCCGGCTATAGTTGCCGATGCTATTGCTTTTCGCCAATTTGATTGATATTTGTTAATTTGTTCAATAAAGAATGGATCAAGTAAAAGATTCTCTAAGTGCTCATCATTCTCATAAGCTTTAGTAATGGACTGTAAGAAAATAGCCCGAATGATACAACCAGCGCGCCAAATTTTAGCTATTTCAGCAAAGTCTAGTTTCCAACCGTGTTCTTTGGCGGCAATGCTCATTAGTTGAAAACCTTGTGCATACGCACATATTTTCGAACAATACAGGGCATCGTGTAGTTGTTTGATCACGGTCTCTTTCGACTCATTCTTCGTCATTGACGGATCAGGTCCAGAAAGCTTTTTACTCGCAATAACCCGCTCGTCTTTAAAGGCGGAAAGACTTCTAGCAAATACAGCCTGTGTGATTGTTTGCGCTGGACTTCCCACCTGTAGCGCACTTACGGCAGTCCACAACCCAGTGCCTTTTTGGCCAGCTTTATCCATGATCATGTCAACTAATGCGGCGCCAGTCTCTGGATCATCTTGATCCAGTACCTGCGCACTAATCTCGATAAGGTAGCTATTTAATGCGCCTTTATTCCACTCTCGATATGTGTGTGCAATTTCTTTAGGGCTCATATTAAGCCCCGTTCTCATGATGTGATACGCTTCACAAATAAGCTGCATATCAGCGTATTCAATGCCATTGTGTACCATTTTGACGTAGTGACCTGCGCCAACAGGACCTATATAAGTAGTGCACGGTTCGCCCTCGGTAACCGGCTTACCGGGTTCGTATGACTCAATCGGCAGGCCTGTTTTCGGATCGACTTTCGCCGCCACAGCTTGCCAAATAGATTCTATGCGAGTCCATGCATAAGGGTCGCCGGATGGCATAAGTGAAGGACCGAAACGAGCACCAACTTCACCACCAGAAACCGCGGTAGAAAAGAAAATAAACTTGCCTTTATATTTGGCTTCTCGTTCAACCGAATCAGTCCATAAACTATTTCCAGTATCCACCACTATATCATCTGCTTGCACACCAGCATCAATAAGGTGATGACAAACATGGTCAACAGGTTCGCCGGCAGGAACAGACAAAATAATTGTATGAGGGGCTTTGAGGTTCTTTAATAATTCGGTGTAAGAACGGCAGCCAATCACTCTAGGTTCGGCGGTTTTCCGTTCTAATTCATCCTGACTTAAAAT is part of the Glaciecola nitratireducens FR1064 genome and encodes:
- the gndA gene encoding NADP-dependent phosphogluconate dehydrogenase, with amino-acid sequence MSGVSANPEKNEASTLCDIGFIGLGVMGKNLTLNLVDNGYKVACFDLDQNKIDAILSQDELERKTAEPRVIGCRSYTELLKNLKAPHTIILSVPAGEPVDHVCHHLIDAGVQADDIVVDTGNSLWTDSVEREAKYKGKFIFFSTAVSGGEVGARFGPSLMPSGDPYAWTRIESIWQAVAAKVDPKTGLPIESYEPGKPVTEGEPCTTYIGPVGAGHYVKMVHNGIEYADMQLICEAYHIMRTGLNMSPKEIAHTYREWNKGALNSYLIEISAQVLDQDDPETGAALVDMIMDKAGQKGTGLWTAVSALQVGSPAQTITQAVFARSLSAFKDERVIASKKLSGPDPSMTKNESKETVIKQLHDALYCSKICAYAQGFQLMSIAAKEHGWKLDFAEIAKIWRAGCIIRAIFLQSITKAYENDEHLENLLLDPFFIEQINKYQSNWRKAIASATIAGIPCPAMSSALSYYDSYRCEVLPANLLQGQRDFFGAHTFSRVDKPESKKYHIEWNSPDRPQVIVKR